In Nostoc sp. CENA543, a single genomic region encodes these proteins:
- the shc gene encoding squalene--hopene cyclase, with the protein MQTQDRVQVNQLAEAIAASQQYLLSLQNPAGYWWAELESNVTITAEVVLLHKIWGTDQTRPLHKIEAYLRSQQRQHGGWELFYDDGGELSTSVEAYMALRLLGVPASDPDMMRARDFILQRGGISKTRIFTKFHLALVGCYDWRGLPSLPAWVMLLPKEFPVNIYEMSSWARSSTVPLLIVFDQKPVFVTNPSINLDELYAEGVENVQWELPRNNDWTDLFLTLDAGFKLAESFNFIPFREEGIKAAEQWILERQEATGDWGGIIPAMLNSMLALRCLNYHVNDPIVERGLQAIDNFAIETEDSYCVQPCVSPVWDTAWVIRAFIDSGIAPDHPAIAKAGEWLLQKQILDYGDWMVKNRQGKPGAWAFEFDNRFYPDVDDTAVVVMALHAAKLPNEQLKQMACDRALKWVESMQCKPGGWAAFDIDNDQDWLNAIPYGDLKAMIDPNTADVTARVLEMLGLCNLSIAPHNLERALNYLLNEQEAEGCWFGRWGVNYIYGTSGVLSALAAISPTKYQRQIERGAAWLVSCQNPDGGWGETCQSYNDPSLKGKGRSTASQTAWAIIGLIAAGEATGKFTRESLEKGINYLVSTQKSDGSWFEADFTGTGFPCHFYLKYHYYQQYFPLIALGRYQKIGQ; encoded by the coding sequence ATGCAGACACAAGACAGGGTACAAGTCAATCAACTTGCAGAAGCGATCGCAGCTAGTCAACAATATTTGCTATCACTGCAAAATCCGGCTGGTTACTGGTGGGCTGAGTTGGAGTCTAATGTTACTATCACGGCTGAGGTGGTTTTACTCCATAAAATTTGGGGAACTGATCAAACTAGACCTCTGCATAAAATAGAAGCATATCTGCGTTCTCAGCAACGGCAGCACGGAGGCTGGGAATTATTTTATGATGATGGTGGTGAATTGAGTACGTCTGTTGAGGCGTATATGGCGTTACGGTTGCTGGGTGTGCCAGCTAGTGACCCTGATATGATGCGGGCGCGAGATTTTATTCTCCAACGGGGCGGTATTAGTAAAACTCGCATCTTTACTAAATTTCACTTGGCTTTGGTGGGTTGTTATGACTGGCGTGGTTTGCCTTCTCTACCGGCTTGGGTGATGCTATTACCAAAAGAATTTCCGGTGAATATCTATGAAATGTCAAGTTGGGCGCGTTCTAGCACTGTGCCGTTGTTAATTGTCTTTGACCAAAAACCGGTTTTTGTGACTAATCCCAGCATCAATCTTGATGAGTTATACGCCGAAGGTGTAGAAAATGTCCAGTGGGAGTTACCCCGCAATAATGACTGGACAGATTTATTTCTTACCCTCGATGCGGGATTTAAATTAGCCGAAAGTTTTAATTTTATTCCTTTCCGCGAAGAAGGTATTAAAGCCGCAGAACAATGGATTTTAGAACGCCAAGAAGCAACAGGAGACTGGGGGGGAATTATTCCCGCTATGCTTAACTCTATGTTGGCTTTGCGGTGTCTAAATTATCATGTCAATGATCCCATTGTGGAACGGGGTTTACAAGCCATCGATAACTTTGCCATTGAGACAGAAGATAGTTACTGTGTCCAGCCTTGTGTTTCTCCAGTTTGGGATACAGCTTGGGTAATACGCGCATTTATAGATTCTGGTATTGCCCCAGATCATCCAGCGATCGCTAAAGCAGGAGAATGGTTATTACAAAAGCAAATCCTTGACTATGGTGATTGGATGGTGAAAAATCGCCAAGGGAAACCGGGTGCTTGGGCGTTTGAGTTTGACAATCGATTTTATCCCGATGTAGATGATACAGCTGTAGTAGTTATGGCACTGCACGCCGCCAAGCTACCTAATGAACAATTAAAACAGATGGCTTGCGATCGCGCCTTGAAGTGGGTAGAGTCAATGCAGTGTAAACCTGGTGGTTGGGCAGCTTTTGATATTGACAATGACCAAGATTGGCTCAATGCCATACCCTATGGTGATTTGAAAGCAATGATTGACCCCAATACAGCCGATGTCACCGCTAGAGTTTTAGAAATGCTGGGTTTATGCAATTTATCCATTGCACCCCACAACCTAGAACGGGCGTTAAATTATTTATTAAACGAACAAGAAGCAGAAGGTTGTTGGTTTGGGCGTTGGGGTGTAAATTACATCTATGGGACAAGTGGTGTACTTTCAGCATTAGCTGCAATTTCACCTACAAAATATCAACGTCAAATCGAACGTGGTGCAGCTTGGTTAGTTAGCTGTCAAAACCCTGATGGCGGTTGGGGTGAAACCTGCCAAAGTTACAATGATCCTAGTCTCAAAGGCAAAGGACGCAGCACTGCCTCCCAAACAGCTTGGGCAATCATTGGTTTAATAGCAGCCGGAGAAGCCACCGGTAAATTTACCCGTGAATCTCTAGAAAAAGGAATTAATTATCTAGTATCCACTCAAAAATCTGATGGTAGCTGGTTTGAAGCAGACTTCACAGGTACAGGCTTCCCTTGTCACTTTTATCTCAAATACCACTATTACCAACAATATTTCCCCTTAATTGCCCTGGGTAGATATCAAAAGATTGGGCAATAG
- a CDS encoding chloride channel protein: MDFRRWLQPRKGLAIAEACIIGVVAAFSAVILKVGSGSLGAFRVQSSHILPAWVALPLVGVSFGFLAGWLVERLAPQAAGSGIPQVKATLANVPTKLSWRVALIKLFTAIIVLGSGMTLGRQGPTVQVGAGLAAGMSHLVPTSPDHRRQMIAAGAGAGLAAAFNAPIAGVLFIIEELLQDLSGLTLGTAIIAAFIGGVMSRLLGGGSFDLSIQLMHYSSKFYFTEIPFFLLLGVLAGILGALFNQGLILSIKLYRRLHISLPLRMALAGLISGIIVSLLPASFRDNTGLREYIITGELQPTVAAIAFISQFILTLIAFGSGAPGGLFAPSLILGSVLGHMVGVLSFQVVDQASPITYALAGMGGFFSAVSKVPITAIVIVFEMTTDFNLVLPLMIVVVTAYLVADKVFPGSLYEKLLQLNGITLTKKVSVEGILNQLTAKDVMQQRVETLDADMTLEEVTQAFSTSHHRGFPVVENSKLVGIVTQSDLTKIQNRHLQKDTTLREIMTANPMTVTPVHNLSNVLYLLDRYQLSRLPVVEGKKLIGIITRADIIRAEADQLNGKTAIPGPQPEPSYVVYQTRSPSVGRGRLLVPVANPETAETLLEMAAAIARDRHYEIECVQVILVSRHSSPAETPVRTTKSRRLLRQAEVLAKKWHIPLHTQIRVAHDTAQAILESINESHIDLILMGWKGNTSTPGRIFGNVVDTIIRQATCDVVLVKLGSSQQSTVNTQHSFNRWLVPMAGGPNARLAIKLLPALVTLGDHPQICLTRVFKPLEFQPDMTVIEQALRQLMRRRQLASTVVATPVQANSVAEGVIDLVENQGFDVVVLGASREGLLQQAIQGNIPEAIASGVDSTVILVRGAIT; this comes from the coding sequence ATGGACTTTCGTAGGTGGTTGCAGCCAAGAAAAGGGTTAGCGATCGCAGAAGCTTGTATTATTGGGGTGGTGGCTGCTTTCTCGGCAGTTATCTTAAAGGTGGGTTCGGGTTCTTTGGGTGCATTTCGGGTTCAGAGTTCCCATATTTTACCGGCATGGGTGGCTTTACCTCTAGTCGGGGTGAGTTTTGGGTTTTTAGCTGGCTGGCTGGTAGAAAGGTTAGCACCACAGGCGGCGGGTAGTGGTATCCCTCAAGTCAAGGCGACTTTGGCTAATGTCCCGACGAAATTATCTTGGCGGGTAGCTTTAATTAAGCTATTCACTGCCATTATTGTCTTAGGTTCGGGAATGACTTTAGGAAGACAAGGGCCGACGGTGCAAGTGGGTGCTGGTTTAGCGGCGGGGATGAGTCATTTAGTTCCGACTTCGCCTGATCATCGGCGACAAATGATAGCAGCCGGTGCGGGGGCTGGTTTGGCGGCGGCGTTTAATGCTCCGATTGCTGGGGTACTATTTATTATTGAGGAATTACTGCAAGATTTATCAGGTTTAACTTTAGGAACTGCAATTATCGCGGCGTTTATTGGTGGGGTGATGTCGCGATTGCTGGGTGGTGGCAGTTTTGATTTAAGTATCCAATTAATGCACTATTCCAGTAAATTTTACTTTACAGAAATTCCCTTTTTCTTGTTGTTGGGTGTTTTAGCAGGGATACTGGGGGCATTATTTAATCAAGGCTTGATTTTAAGTATTAAATTATATCGTCGGTTGCATATTAGCTTACCCTTGAGGATGGCTTTAGCTGGCTTAATTTCAGGAATTATTGTTTCTTTATTGCCAGCATCTTTTAGGGATAATACGGGATTACGAGAATATATTATTACAGGTGAATTACAGCCTACCGTAGCCGCGATCGCTTTTATCTCTCAGTTTATTCTCACCTTAATCGCCTTTGGTTCGGGCGCGCCGGGAGGATTATTTGCACCGAGTCTGATTTTAGGTTCAGTTTTGGGTCACATGGTAGGGGTGTTGAGCTTCCAAGTTGTTGATCAAGCTTCTCCCATTACCTATGCTTTAGCTGGGATGGGGGGATTTTTTAGTGCAGTTTCTAAAGTCCCCATCACTGCTATTGTGATTGTCTTTGAAATGACCACGGATTTTAATTTAGTGCTACCTTTAATGATTGTGGTAGTCACGGCTTATTTAGTAGCTGATAAAGTATTTCCTGGTTCGCTGTATGAAAAGCTGTTGCAATTGAATGGTATTACCTTAACTAAAAAAGTTTCCGTCGAAGGCATTTTAAACCAGTTAACCGCCAAGGATGTAATGCAACAACGGGTAGAAACCCTAGATGCAGACATGACTTTAGAAGAAGTCACACAAGCCTTTTCTACTTCCCATCATCGCGGGTTTCCGGTTGTGGAGAATAGTAAACTAGTGGGAATTGTCACCCAATCAGATTTAACTAAAATTCAAAATCGTCACTTACAAAAGGATACAACTTTACGAGAGATTATGACCGCCAATCCCATGACGGTGACACCTGTGCATAACTTGAGTAATGTGTTGTATTTACTAGATAGATATCAACTCAGCCGCTTACCTGTAGTAGAGGGGAAAAAACTAATTGGGATTATTACCCGTGCAGACATTATCCGCGCCGAAGCAGATCAATTGAACGGGAAAACCGCAATTCCAGGGCCACAACCGGAACCTTCCTATGTAGTTTACCAAACGCGATCGCCTAGTGTTGGCAGAGGTAGATTATTAGTCCCCGTCGCCAACCCCGAAACCGCCGAGACATTATTAGAAATGGCTGCTGCCATTGCCCGCGATCGCCACTATGAAATAGAATGCGTCCAGGTGATTTTAGTATCGCGCCACAGTTCCCCCGCCGAAACACCAGTCAGAACTACAAAAAGTCGCCGTCTCCTCAGACAAGCGGAAGTTTTAGCAAAAAAATGGCACATTCCCCTACATACTCAGATTCGCGTTGCCCACGACACCGCCCAAGCTATCCTAGAAAGCATCAATGAAAGCCATATAGACCTAATTTTGATGGGTTGGAAAGGTAACACCTCCACCCCAGGACGAATTTTTGGCAACGTCGTAGATACCATCATCCGCCAAGCCACCTGTGACGTAGTGCTAGTTAAATTAGGTAGCAGTCAACAGTCAACAGTCAATACTCAGCACTCCTTCAACCGTTGGTTGGTGCCTATGGCTGGGGGGCCGAATGCAAGATTAGCAATTAAACTGTTACCAGCTTTAGTTACGCTGGGAGATCATCCCCAAATTTGTTTAACACGGGTGTTTAAACCCCTGGAATTTCAGCCAGATATGACGGTGATAGAACAAGCCTTGCGTCAATTGATGCGTCGCCGTCAATTAGCGAGTACAGTCGTCGCAACTCCCGTACAAGCTAATTCTGTGGCTGAGGGTGTAATTGACTTAGTAGAAAACCAAGGCTTTGATGTGGTGGTGTTGGGTGCTTCCCGCGAAGGCTTACTACAACAGGCTATTCAAGGAAATATACCAGAAGCGATCGCCTCTGGTGTAGATAGTACGGTGATATTAGTGCGGGGAGCAATTACATAA
- the cysC gene encoding adenylyl-sulfate kinase: MSKNLGVTVLLTGLSGAGKSTICQVVEKELRMIGRKVEVLDGDQVRQHLTKGLGFSKEDRQENIRRISFVAHLLTRNDVVVLVPVIAPYYQMRDEMRNLIGNFIEVYVNAPLAVCEQRDVKGLYQQARLGKIQQFTGIDDPYEVPLHPDVECDTVQESVAESANKVLNKLNELGYISYYRELVNFSA, from the coding sequence ATGAGTAAAAATCTTGGTGTAACCGTTTTATTGACCGGTTTAAGTGGTGCGGGTAAATCTACTATTTGTCAAGTTGTGGAAAAAGAATTAAGAATGATTGGACGTAAAGTTGAAGTGTTAGATGGTGATCAAGTCCGTCAACATTTAACTAAAGGTTTAGGCTTTAGCAAAGAAGACAGACAAGAAAATATCCGTCGTATTAGTTTCGTCGCGCACTTACTCACTAGAAATGATGTAGTTGTATTAGTACCAGTGATCGCACCATATTATCAGATGCGGGATGAAATGCGTAATTTAATTGGCAATTTTATTGAGGTTTATGTCAATGCACCTTTAGCAGTATGTGAACAACGAGATGTTAAAGGTTTATATCAACAAGCCAGGTTGGGTAAAATTCAGCAGTTTACAGGCATTGATGATCCTTATGAAGTTCCGCTTCATCCAGATGTTGAATGTGACACTGTTCAAGAGAGTGTAGCTGAAAGTGCTAATAAGGTATTAAATAAGTTAAACGAATTGGGTTACATATCTTACTATAGAGAGCTTGTGAATTTTTCAGCTTAG
- a CDS encoding glycosyltransferase: MGAFILGITLLSLLIWLGLLTLRGQFWRVDPQLEAVEPVLTSLPKVCVVVPARNEAELLPITLRSLLLQDYPGEFHVFLVDDHSTDGTAAFAEGVAHAVDKAQQLHIISSASLPPGWSGKLWAVEQGIQNGTKLAPDYFFLTDADIEHDVNNLRRLVAQAEQEDLDLASIMVKLRCQSFWEKLLIPAFVFFFQKLYPFRWVNNPKNKTAAAAGGSILIRASALERIGGISAIRQALIDDCALAQAVKGTGDWERGKNTPSSFPTPSRKIWLGLSSLTRSLRPYPSLQTIWDMVARTAYTQLNYSPWLLLGTVVAMTLIYLVPPLGLLIGALLGNQFIALTGLITWLLMTLAYFPTVRFYRCSFIFAFSLPAIAFLYTLMTIDSALRHWQGRGGAWKGRVYPS, from the coding sequence ATGGGTGCATTTATCTTGGGAATCACATTACTATCTTTATTGATTTGGTTGGGGTTGTTGACTTTGCGGGGGCAGTTTTGGCGAGTAGATCCGCAATTAGAAGCGGTTGAGCCTGTGTTAACATCTTTACCTAAAGTGTGTGTAGTTGTTCCGGCGCGTAATGAGGCGGAATTGTTACCGATTACACTGCGATCGCTTTTACTTCAAGATTACCCTGGGGAGTTTCATGTCTTTCTCGTAGATGATCATAGTACAGATGGGACGGCTGCTTTTGCTGAAGGGGTTGCCCATGCTGTTGACAAGGCGCAACAGTTACATATTATTTCTAGTGCATCTTTACCCCCTGGCTGGTCTGGTAAACTTTGGGCGGTAGAACAAGGAATTCAAAACGGTACAAAATTAGCACCAGATTATTTTTTCCTCACTGACGCAGATATTGAACATGATGTCAATAATCTGCGGCGATTAGTTGCCCAGGCTGAACAAGAAGATTTAGATTTAGCTTCCATTATGGTGAAGCTAAGATGTCAAAGCTTTTGGGAAAAATTATTAATTCCCGCATTTGTTTTCTTCTTTCAAAAACTCTATCCCTTTCGTTGGGTAAATAATCCTAAAAATAAAACGGCGGCGGCTGCTGGCGGTTCTATTTTGATTCGCGCTTCAGCATTAGAGAGAATCGGCGGTATTTCAGCTATCCGTCAAGCTTTAATTGATGACTGCGCCTTAGCACAAGCTGTAAAGGGGACTGGGGACTGGGAAAGAGGGAAAAATACTCCCTCATCTTTCCCAACTCCTTCTAGAAAAATTTGGCTGGGTTTGAGTTCTTTAACTCGCAGTCTGCGTCCTTATCCATCTTTGCAAACAATTTGGGATATGGTGGCGCGGACTGCATATACTCAATTAAATTATTCTCCCTGGTTACTGTTGGGAACTGTAGTGGCGATGACGTTGATTTATTTAGTTCCGCCTCTGGGTTTACTTATAGGTGCATTGCTGGGAAATCAATTTATTGCACTTACTGGTTTAATTACATGGTTGTTGATGACTTTGGCTTATTTTCCAACAGTGCGTTTTTACCGATGTTCATTTATATTTGCTTTTAGTTTACCTGCGATCGCTTTTCTTTACACCTTAATGACGATAGATTCTGCATTACGTCATTGGCAAGGACGCGGCGGCGCATGGAAAGGCAGAGTTTATCCAAGTTAA
- a CDS encoding peptidase domain-containing ABC transporter produces the protein MAYQLVRQFSEEDCGAACLATVAKHYGRILSMSRVREAVGTGQLGTSLLGLKRGSEVLGFNARGVRVAIEILEQLHQLSLPAIIHWQGNHWVVLYGKKGKWFIIADPAVGVRYLTKDELLAGWGNRLMLLLEPDNIRFFSQPHENLSKFQRFLQPVWNNRAILTEAFLLNIFLGLLSLIYPFLLQLLTDEVLVRGDNQLLTTVMIAAVVMNLMSSIVRLVQSNLITHFSQKLQLGLVLEFGKQILQLPLIYYESHRSGEVISRLRDIQEINQLVSQSVIGLPSQLFIAVVSLVFMFFYSGKLTIMALIFAILMSVSTVIFLPLLQQKTRSLLVLEAENQGILVETFKSAITLKSATIAPQLWEELQEQFGKLANLALKTIQISTINNVFSSLVLATSSVILLWFGSSLAITREITFGQLLAFNSMNGNFLSFIGALIGFSNAIVQAKTSLQRLEDVIDTTPESQGNEQKSWVKISANADIVCTNLKFHYAGRVDLLQDFSITIPGGKVIAIVGQSGCGKSTLAKLISGLYTLQSGNIRIGDYNLPDIALENLRQQVVLVPQDAQFWSRSIVDNFRLSIPEITFEEIVKACKITGADEFISYLPDKYQTVLGEFGANLSGGQRQRLAIARAIVGNPPILIMDESTGSIDPSSESRLLEQLLSDRSGKTTIMITHRLHVMQRADWIIVLDEGRLIGEGTFADLTASVKKPLSFLGM, from the coding sequence ATGGCTTATCAACTCGTTCGTCAGTTCAGCGAAGAAGATTGTGGAGCAGCTTGTCTGGCTACAGTAGCCAAGCACTACGGGCGTATACTGAGTATGAGCCGTGTTCGTGAGGCTGTAGGTACAGGACAACTGGGTACTTCTTTATTAGGGCTAAAACGAGGTTCGGAAGTTTTAGGATTTAATGCTAGGGGTGTAAGAGTTGCCATAGAAATTTTAGAACAACTACATCAGCTATCTTTACCAGCGATTATTCATTGGCAAGGTAATCATTGGGTAGTTTTATATGGCAAAAAAGGAAAGTGGTTTATTATAGCTGATCCGGCTGTTGGGGTGCGTTATCTCACCAAAGATGAATTATTAGCGGGTTGGGGAAATCGCCTCATGCTTTTACTTGAGCCGGATAATATCCGCTTTTTTAGTCAACCCCATGAGAATTTAAGTAAGTTTCAGCGTTTTTTGCAGCCTGTATGGAATAATCGCGCTATTCTGACAGAAGCTTTTTTACTTAACATTTTTTTGGGATTGCTATCCTTAATTTATCCTTTTTTATTACAGTTACTCACTGATGAAGTGTTAGTACGTGGAGATAATCAATTATTAACAACAGTGATGATTGCTGCTGTTGTCATGAATTTGATGAGTAGTATTGTCAGACTAGTACAATCAAATTTAATTACCCACTTTTCTCAAAAATTGCAACTAGGATTAGTGCTGGAGTTTGGGAAGCAAATTCTTCAGTTACCACTGATATATTATGAGTCGCATCGTAGTGGTGAAGTTATTAGTCGTTTGCGGGATATCCAAGAAATTAATCAGTTAGTTTCTCAATCAGTGATTGGATTACCCAGTCAACTATTTATTGCTGTAGTATCTCTAGTTTTTATGTTTTTTTACAGTGGTAAATTGACAATTATGGCATTAATATTTGCCATCTTAATGTCAGTGTCAACTGTGATTTTTTTACCACTTCTGCAACAAAAAACTCGTTCTTTATTAGTTTTAGAAGCTGAAAATCAAGGAATTTTAGTTGAAACTTTTAAAAGTGCTATTACTCTCAAGAGTGCAACTATAGCTCCCCAGTTATGGGAAGAGTTGCAAGAACAATTTGGTAAACTAGCAAATTTGGCATTGAAAACTATACAAATTTCCACAATTAATAATGTCTTTTCGAGTCTAGTATTAGCAACGAGTAGCGTAATTTTATTGTGGTTTGGTAGTAGTTTAGCCATTACACGAGAAATAACTTTTGGGCAATTATTAGCATTCAATAGTATGAATGGAAATTTCCTGAGCTTTATTGGTGCGTTAATTGGCTTTTCTAATGCGATTGTCCAAGCGAAAACTTCATTGCAGCGTTTAGAAGATGTTATTGATACAACGCCTGAAAGCCAAGGTAATGAACAAAAATCTTGGGTAAAAATTTCTGCTAATGCTGATATTGTTTGTACTAATTTAAAGTTTCACTATGCAGGTAGAGTAGATTTATTACAAGACTTTTCTATCACCATTCCTGGAGGTAAAGTAATTGCTATAGTAGGTCAATCTGGTTGTGGCAAAAGTACCTTAGCTAAGTTGATTTCAGGGCTTTATACTCTACAGTCTGGTAATATTAGAATAGGTGATTATAATTTGCCAGATATTGCTCTAGAAAATTTGCGTCAGCAAGTTGTATTAGTTCCTCAAGATGCACAATTTTGGAGTCGTTCTATTGTTGATAATTTTCGCTTAAGTATCCCAGAAATTACTTTTGAAGAGATAGTTAAAGCTTGTAAAATTACAGGTGCAGACGAATTTATTAGTTATCTACCAGATAAATATCAAACTGTCTTGGGTGAATTTGGTGCTAATCTTTCTGGTGGACAGCGTCAGAGATTAGCTATAGCGAGAGCAATTGTTGGTAATCCACCTATTCTAATTATGGATGAATCTACAGGTTCTATTGACCCATCTAGTGAATCAAGATTACTAGAGCAATTATTGAGCGATCGCAGTGGTAAAACTACAATTATGATTACTCATCGTCTCCATGTCATGCAACGTGCAGATTGGATAATTGTCCTTGATGAAGGACGATTGATTGGAGAAGGTACTTTTGCAGATTTAACAGCATCAGTAAAAAAGCCTTTGTCTTTTTTAGGGATGTAA
- a CDS encoding four helix bundle protein, whose product MINYNANISIQERTEKFAIRVIKAYSELNKRPFDDAGKILSQQFLRSGTSIGANCSEAKYAQSNKDFINKYSIALKEANETLYWIKIMIKSELVSELKFQNLIEENEKIIKILTTSINKLKDK is encoded by the coding sequence ATGATTAATTATAACGCAAATATCAGTATTCAAGAAAGAACAGAAAAATTTGCAATAAGAGTTATCAAAGCTTATTCCGAGCTAAATAAAAGACCTTTTGACGACGCGGGTAAAATTTTGTCTCAACAATTTTTAAGAAGTGGGACATCAATAGGTGCAAACTGTTCAGAAGCTAAATATGCACAATCAAATAAAGACTTCATCAATAAGTATTCTATAGCTTTAAAAGAAGCTAATGAAACCCTTTATTGGATAAAAATAATGATAAAGTCTGAGTTGGTGTCCGAATTAAAATTTCAAAATCTGATAGAAGAGAACGAAAAAATTATTAAGATATTAACAACTTCAATCAACAAATTGAAAGACAAATAA
- a CDS encoding orange carotenoid protein N-terminal domain-containing protein: MTSTNVNPVEQAAANFQQLDIDDRLVVLGALFEQVSDTISTSDIDKLPTQKAAELVAQIQQVSPEEQIFALRDLLPATRNDQDETILDPHPSKAMVELAQGGTTIPTGEYGALKAEEKLAFWYYLGQRLGSTVIDIPDDYIPSDQATEVLSNLQSLDTDDLVSFLKQVLQTQV, translated from the coding sequence ATGACTTCTACCAATGTTAATCCTGTAGAACAAGCCGCAGCGAATTTCCAGCAATTAGATATAGACGATCGCCTAGTAGTATTGGGTGCATTGTTTGAGCAAGTTAGTGATACAATCTCCACCAGTGATATAGATAAATTACCCACACAAAAAGCTGCGGAATTAGTAGCCCAAATTCAGCAAGTTTCCCCAGAAGAACAGATTTTTGCTTTGCGTGATTTGCTACCAGCTACTAGGAATGATCAAGATGAAACCATATTAGATCCCCATCCGAGTAAAGCGATGGTAGAACTAGCCCAAGGTGGCACAACAATTCCCACAGGCGAATATGGCGCACTCAAAGCCGAAGAGAAATTAGCTTTTTGGTATTACTTAGGACAACGATTAGGCAGCACCGTTATCGACATCCCAGACGACTACATCCCCTCAGACCAAGCTACAGAAGTTTTAAGCAATCTGCAATCATTAGACACGGATGATTTAGTCTCTTTCTTGAAACAAGTGCTGCAAACTCAAGTCTAA
- a CDS encoding orange carotenoid protein N-terminal domain-containing protein — MTFTQTGDPTIRQHIQAWRQLDTDEQLALFWFIYTEMGESVTPAAPNASTASPEIAEGLFNQVLELSHEEQLQLQRDLINRVDNRLSRQYGSLSDTTKLLFWYRLAQGMDDNTIVPMPGDYELSDEAEELLDGIKTLSFEKQITLFRDYVSPMGAEPKPGAEI, encoded by the coding sequence ATGACTTTTACACAAACTGGTGATCCAACTATTCGCCAACATATTCAAGCATGGCGACAATTAGATACAGACGAACAGTTGGCTTTATTCTGGTTTATCTACACAGAAATGGGTGAATCGGTTACACCAGCAGCACCTAATGCTAGCACTGCTTCTCCAGAAATTGCTGAAGGTTTATTTAATCAAGTTCTAGAATTAAGCCATGAAGAACAATTGCAGTTACAACGCGATTTAATCAACCGTGTAGATAATCGACTCAGTCGTCAATACGGCTCATTGAGTGATACAACCAAACTACTATTTTGGTATCGTTTAGCTCAAGGTATGGACGATAATACTATTGTGCCGATGCCTGGTGATTATGAACTTTCTGATGAAGCAGAAGAGCTTTTAGATGGAATCAAAACGTTGTCATTTGAAAAGCAAATTACACTTTTCCGTGACTATGTTTCCCCAATGGGTGCTGAACCAAAACCTGGTGCTGAGATTTAA